The genomic window GTGATGTGTAATGTGTAGGTGTTTAACTGGTGTATTCTGTCATACAATATGCACATGTTCTCATAATCCTGTGcaagtttatatatatatatatatattggaaaGGGGATTTTGCCGGTAAATGTTGTGTATGTTTCTCGctcttgtgtgttgtgtgttcttgtgaatgtgtgtttctgtgtgtgtgtgtgtgtggttctcagGTTCTCGTTCTCCTGCTCGGCctggttcctctctctctcggttcCATGTCCCTGCCGCTGGACTGTGCTGACATCCATAACCATGACAGCACCAAGCCCAGTGGGGTGTACTCCATCTTCCCTGGGGGGCCCGTCTCCCCCCTGCAGGTCTACTGTGACATGGAGACCGATGGGGGAGGATGGACGGTGAGTTGCCTCAGCTTGTAGTCTAGTGGCAGGGAGTTCATTTCTCATATGGAATAAGCAGGGTTGGGATTGTAATGCAATAGGTTACAAATTACTAGTTTCCCTGACAACAGGTTACAGATTACTAGTTACCCTGATAATAGGTTGTAGACTACTGCGATATAAAATGTAACAAGTAACCTGGGgtggagccagaggggtggctccgtgtggcacaggccacccttgagattcgattggccaccccaggtgccaccccaaatcctagtctacgattggccattaacatggtgtaaggcgggacctttcttgatgcacttgcagcagtgtgaagtgtcagacgtcagaaatgtaagtggcaaacacacttgcctttaatggcctgcggcacaattgaactgcagaacgaaaggtttccccgatcaggaaatactccttaacacgcaactttgtgtaggcttaacagaggtagcctaaatatcgtgcctatgacgatgacagctttaaaaaaaaaaaacatttatttcacttgtctcgctggattgaaGGCAGAATGTGGGCCAATACACTCATTCATaacaacctcaagtttcttgttctcaagaaactgatgattaatcatataatcggaagacatggaaccggttatggttgccctgcaacaagttaccccatgtgaaaatttaattaataatttgcccagacttgttgtgatcataatattgagattcaggaagatgaaattgctctcatacacaatacactccttcataccaacctcaagtttcttgagaaaataaacaaatagacaaaaagcaggtcaaattattgtaacagctacaaaatagatggccatagagtgggggaaatctcttggatgagtatattttgtatatcttcatttacagtaatataataaaattgattatattttaatgtccccatgatggaatttgttttagaacagcatagcccagtgacagacaacttagataattaactttaatatgtttgtattacattttattcaaatacagagacattttatgtgagagtaaggtatttgtgtttttgtccttcaatttatgagtatggtgtttgcatctggtttccctaatgtatttgtgctaatttcacatcttgagcctgtttctgtttatctgggtgttttgcctcatgccacctttgaattaatcagtgcctcactagtgccacccttgttaaaaatgtctagaatcgccactgcaAGTAACATAACTATTTAGATTACTTCATCAAATGAATGTAACTTATTGCATTTAATTTCCTTTTGAATGCCACACTAGAGTCAGGGAAAATTCAAAGAGAATAGACAACTATATAACATTAATAATTTGAACAAATACTGCCAAATTAATGGAGTCTATCTCGACAGAAAACACATACCAAGTAAAAGACTGAATGGTGTATTCTCTATATATGCGGCTATATGCGGCTTTATATTAAAACATGATAACATGGTAATCTAATGGTAAATAGTAAATACTCTTTCTgactgttttttctttctcccagGTGTTTCAGAAAAGAATGGATGGGTCAGTAAACTTCTACAGACCCTGGGATCACTACAAGAAGGGCTTTGGTGACCTAACTAGTGAATACTGGCTAGGTACGTAGTCAAATACAGGCTACATGCTATGTTGCTGAACACTGCACATATATTGAACCACaagtatgcacatacacaaatacataaaacatacacaaatacattaaAACACAATGAAGAACTAGCCACTTAAGATAACAGCCAATGGAGTTTTTTTCACCCACAGCAAAAACAGCTGGCACAAATGAAACTTGTATATTATGAATTATAGCAAAGCATCCAGCATCATCCTCCTTTAAAAGTTGATAACTTGAGTTTTTCATAACAGCTAGTAGTAACACCTAGCCAAAAGAAAAGATTAATTATACATAGGGGAGAGTGGGGGATATGGTGGGGCTGCACACAATTCAGGGTCAGTTGAGAAAAACCTGCCCTACTCTggttggttgttgattggccattCTGGGTAATCCCTTATCTGTAGACCTAGGAAtttacattacagttttttatttatatatccaAAGCGAATTACAtgtgtcaattatattacaaggggcCACTGTCCccggttaggtgccttgctcatgggcacaatggtggaagccaggtcttttcaggctactgcaggctagcccagctctttagCCACTACGATGATGACGTCTTCTCTAGTTGGCTTGTTTGTGTGCCTACCCGTGTGTAGGCCTGGACAACATCGTGCTGCTGACCATGAGGAAGAGGAATGAGCTGAGGGTGGACATGGAGGACTGGACTGGGGGAAAGGCCTACGCCCACTACGCCTCCATTTCTGTGGACCCAGAGCAGTTGGGCTACACATTACACCTGGGTGCTTTCACCACTGGTGATGCAGGTGAGGGTCACAGCAGGCTGCACCAGCAACGTAACGGAAGTCTTCCATTCGTGGAGGAGCATATGCTGAAACAATTAccatccactataatcaatgaatCAATGACACTgactacaccagatgtgatagtgACACGTACATTTGAAAAATTAGACTAGTCCTCTAGTATTCTATTGCATATTCTGCGGACGGAATGTTTCAATTATATATATAGGCAGGTCCACCTTtccttaaaggggaacttggcaactatttcaacgtaataaacccgtttagacatcatttggatggttaaatgacctgttccggtgaaaatggtgacttttcccgctgcccctagcgtccccaggcggaaaaccaaccttgcaacattgagactaccgtcccggaaagagaagttagaaacaagaaactcgttttaaatcgtgtttcttaccttgtaacatccacattgtctgccgaacttatgctaaccgttttgctagcttgtaaacaaatccatgtgctttatcgttacctttttccacagtttgaaatagcataatgcaacatttctccagcagagggggaaatcctgccaagtttccctttaagctgCTATCATTTAACATTCACCTTATTCACCTGGGGGCcatttgtaaaccaaaatgAGGCTGAGGGGTACGAAAACCAGGACGTTTATTAGATTCGAGTCTATTGCACTGACctacaaattcaaaatgaatggATTCTGTCATCAGTTTGACTTGCACTATAATTCCATTGAGAAGCTTCATATGcctgtatgaaaactagtagaccaatcaaatcgtgcgCTTAATATGATGATAGACAGATGAGGGTTCTTTGTTACACATCACCTGAGCGTGCTTTGGTTGATtttgatgttgttttgttttgtttacaacaaaaaggCTGTTGCTAGAGAAGCTAAAGATCAGATGTCGCTATCACATCTGTTGAACAAGATATTGGCAGCGCAATAGCTTTAAAAAACTAAGAGAAAACAGCAATTAAGGCATTTGTCGAGAAGAAAGATGTTATGGCAGTTCTCCCTACAGGATTCACGGTTCTTCGCTCTTATTGGTTAGGTCTGTCCAATTGTGTGCCAAGGAATTTTTTCCATGTATTGGTTAAAACACGTATGCCCCATAATCACGTTCTGGTGgtgcagtatcagactcaaattctgaatcgagtatggctacgtcaggctagcACAGAAACCTACCTGCAATgtaaatgacaaaaaagtaaTGACATCTCTCTCCTCAGGTGATGCACTGAAGAATCACAATGGCATGAAGTTCACCACCTTCGACAAAGACCAGGACACCTGGGATAAGAACTGTGCCAGCTCCTTCATGGGCGGCTTCTGGTACCTGAACTGCCATGACGCCAACCCCAACGGGCTCTACATACCGGACTCAGCTTCTCCTCATGGGCCGGTGTACGTCAGCTGGGACACCTGGAAAGGGAACACATACTCACTTAAGACTATTACAATGAAGATGAGGTCACTGTCCCAGTGTAGCAATTAGatgtcctagtgtgtgtgtgtgtgtgtgtgtgtgtgcagtgttgtgGTCTAATAAACCTGAAACAATTTTCCCAGCACATGACACAGCTAAAAATGTTGCCTAACTAAATCAGTTGCAGATTGACTTGCAAATATGAGCCAACTGCAGCCTGCAAGTGTACAATGTACCGGATTGCATGCAcgtatacagtacacatacaaacacacggacacatacgctcagacacacacatacacaaaggtgTGGATTGAGTATTACTTATATATCCATGACAATTTACAACATTACAATCATCAAacatttacaacattacaatcatcaaatatttaaaaatagttttcataCAGTAAAACGTTGCCACTGTTAAAAAATACCAATATAATTTGGGAAATGTGTCTTAATTTGATATAGTACaataatgtactgtatgtataaacCACATGgttgtgttttctgcaaataaaaaagacaaatgCTTATATTGTATAGCCCATCTATGTTCATTAACCTCATAGGGGAGgacatttttcaacatcaaTAATCTTCGGTTATTACATGGGAAATTACTGATATGCTATATTCCCACCATAGGTGGATCATAGTAACACTGAACCTACATACTAGTAACACTACACGCTAATAACACCCTAGCCAAAAGAAAAGATTAATTATACATAGGGGAGAGTTGGATATGGTGGGGCTGCACACAATTCAGCGTCAGTTGAGAAAAACCTGCCCTACTCTggttggttgttgattggccattCTGGGTAATCCCTTATCTGTAGACCTAGGAAtttacattacagttttttatttatatatccaAAGCGAATTACAtgtgtcaattatattacaaggggcCACTGTCCccggttaggtgccttgctcatgggcacaatggtggaagccaggtcttttcaggctactgcaggctagcccagctctttagCCACTACGATGATGACGTCTTCTCTAGTTGGCTTGTTTGTGTGCCTACCCGTGTGTAGGCCTGGACAACATCGTGCTGCTGACCATGAGGAAGAGGAATGAGCTGAGGGTGGACATGGAGGACTGGACTGGGGGAAAGGCCTACGCCCA from Alosa sapidissima isolate fAloSap1 chromosome 9, fAloSap1.pri, whole genome shotgun sequence includes these protein-coding regions:
- the LOC121718082 gene encoding microfibril-associated glycoprotein 4-like isoform X1, encoding MSLQLRVVGVVEELNLITHSRDNQRPERTEKRETKTEKKKKKKKKKKKKKRKKNRRKAISSKMRVLVLLLGLVPLSLGSMSLPLDCADIHNHDSTKPSGVYSIFPGGPVSPLQVYCDMETDGGGWTVFQKRMDGSVNFYRPWDHYKKGFGDLTSEYWLGLDNIVLLTMRKRNELRVDMEDWTGGKAYAHYASISVDPEQLGYTLHLGAFTTGDAGDALKNHNGMKFTTFDKDQDTWDKNCASSFMGGFWYLNCHDANPNGLYIPDSASPHGPVYVSWDTWKGNTYSLKTITMKMRSLSQCSN
- the LOC121718082 gene encoding microfibril-associated glycoprotein 4-like isoform X2 translates to MSLQLRVVDNQRPERTEKRETKTEKKKKKKKKKKKKKRKKNRRKAISSKMRVLVLLLGLVPLSLGSMSLPLDCADIHNHDSTKPSGVYSIFPGGPVSPLQVYCDMETDGGGWTVFQKRMDGSVNFYRPWDHYKKGFGDLTSEYWLGLDNIVLLTMRKRNELRVDMEDWTGGKAYAHYASISVDPEQLGYTLHLGAFTTGDAGDALKNHNGMKFTTFDKDQDTWDKNCASSFMGGFWYLNCHDANPNGLYIPDSASPHGPVYVSWDTWKGNTYSLKTITMKMRSLSQCSN